A window from Leuconostoc mesenteroides subsp. mesenteroides encodes these proteins:
- the dprA gene encoding DNA-protecting protein DprA: MILKKFLLGLHLTSGIGYAGEKRIIEVIDNHLITESYPWNIETVLAVVRPLPQHVNKIKDTYIAACQQAAASQESYFTYFDDCYPIQLKEIFDPPLILFYEGNVSALKLPNLAVVGTRTATSYGLSCLRSLLPNVINRGTAIVSGLAKGIDVMAHQVTFANQGVPIAVIGTGLNVAYPARNKLLQQQVAQYGIVLSEYTHDVGPQKSHFPARNRIIAGLSSATLVIEAQIKSGSLITANYALQNNREVLSVPGPIFSENSRGTNELLKLGAKLISYPEEIIESVRTFG; this comes from the coding sequence ATGATTTTAAAAAAATTTTTATTAGGTTTACATTTAACTTCAGGTATTGGTTATGCTGGAGAAAAAAGAATCATTGAAGTGATTGATAATCATTTGATAACGGAGAGTTATCCTTGGAATATTGAAACTGTACTGGCGGTAGTCAGACCCTTACCACAACATGTTAATAAAATAAAAGATACATATATAGCAGCTTGTCAGCAAGCAGCAGCAAGTCAGGAAAGCTATTTTACTTATTTTGATGACTGCTATCCGATACAACTTAAAGAAATCTTTGACCCACCATTAATTCTTTTTTACGAAGGTAATGTAAGTGCACTGAAATTACCTAACTTAGCGGTAGTTGGCACGAGAACTGCTACTTCCTACGGATTGTCATGCTTACGATCACTATTGCCAAATGTAATAAATAGGGGAACGGCTATTGTTTCAGGACTAGCTAAAGGTATCGATGTAATGGCTCACCAAGTTACATTTGCCAATCAAGGTGTGCCTATAGCAGTTATAGGTACGGGGTTGAACGTTGCTTATCCAGCAAGGAATAAATTACTACAGCAACAAGTTGCACAATATGGCATTGTTTTGAGTGAATATACACACGACGTTGGACCACAAAAATCTCATTTTCCTGCAAGAAATCGTATTATAGCAGGATTATCATCAGCTACATTAGTTATTGAAGCCCAAATAAAATCTGGTAGTTTAATAACTGCTAACTACGCGTTACAAAATAACAGAGAAGTCCTATCTGTACCTGGTCCTATTTTCTCTGAAAATTCTCGGGGAACAAATGAGTTATTAAAATTAGGTGCAAAATTAATTAGTTATCCCGAGGAAATTATTGAAAGTGTGCGAACCTTTGGTTGA
- a CDS encoding ATP-binding cassette domain-containing protein, whose translation MKQFRVDNLKSTYGEKVLFNDISFLVTEGDRIGLIGVNGSGKTSLLNAISEKKPADAGSITKQNDYTIGYLTQDPYLDDHFLLMDAIFSGDQPVFQTIRQYENALRKYGEQPTDEKVAQNFEKAQNAMDRDDAWTTESQVKTILTQLHMPELHKKVSELSGGQRKRVGLAQVLIQEPDLLILDEPTNHLDFDSIAWLEKYLAAYKGAVLVVTHDRYFLDAVTTRIFELSFGDLYEYQGNYQDYMSGKSQRIEQGKVAEHKQQQLYKQELAWMRKSARARTTKQKGRENAFAELEANIGTLQLDEDVSVNLGQQRLGKKVIVIEDAVIQFDDKRILDHFNLRVSSGDRIGITGANGAGKSTFLNAIAGRVPLTSGIIELGETVKMAYYTQVTEEIPDDKRVIGYLSDVATTVKDKDGNQISVSDLLEQFLFPPFMHGTLIRQLSGGEKRRLYLLKLLLQQPNVLLLDEPTNDLDIGTLTVLEDFLSRFDGAVITVSHDRYFLDKVANQLYMFEGDGVVKRFDGLFSDYLASDLAKAVPAQKEEKIVINKKPQKKKLTYNEKKEWQTIEDDIASVEQRISEIPEEMAQNGTNYVLLGDLQKELDSLNETLEEKMNRWEYLSEIVEGL comes from the coding sequence ATGAAACAATTTAGAGTAGACAATTTAAAAAGTACATACGGCGAAAAGGTTCTTTTCAATGATATTTCATTTCTGGTTACGGAAGGTGATCGAATTGGTTTAATTGGTGTAAATGGTAGTGGAAAGACTTCTCTTCTGAATGCCATTTCTGAAAAAAAACCAGCTGATGCTGGATCAATCACGAAACAAAATGATTACACAATTGGATATCTGACACAAGACCCGTATTTAGATGATCACTTCTTATTAATGGATGCAATTTTCTCTGGTGATCAACCAGTATTCCAGACGATAAGGCAGTATGAAAATGCTTTGCGAAAATATGGGGAACAGCCGACAGATGAAAAAGTTGCCCAAAACTTTGAAAAAGCCCAAAATGCTATGGACCGAGATGATGCTTGGACAACAGAATCTCAGGTAAAAACAATTTTAACGCAGTTACATATGCCAGAGCTGCATAAAAAAGTGAGTGAACTTTCAGGAGGACAACGAAAAAGAGTCGGATTAGCCCAAGTTTTAATTCAAGAACCAGATTTATTGATATTGGATGAGCCTACTAACCACTTAGATTTTGATTCTATTGCTTGGTTAGAAAAATATTTAGCTGCCTATAAGGGGGCAGTTTTAGTTGTTACTCATGATCGTTATTTTTTGGATGCTGTTACAACAAGGATATTCGAATTATCATTTGGTGATTTGTATGAATATCAAGGTAATTATCAGGATTATATGAGCGGAAAATCTCAGCGTATTGAACAAGGAAAGGTTGCTGAACATAAGCAACAGCAACTATACAAACAAGAGCTAGCATGGATGCGTAAGTCCGCTCGTGCACGAACAACCAAACAAAAAGGTAGGGAAAACGCATTTGCTGAGCTAGAAGCTAATATCGGTACTTTACAGCTTGATGAAGATGTATCTGTTAATCTGGGACAGCAACGTTTAGGAAAAAAGGTTATTGTCATTGAAGATGCCGTCATCCAATTCGACGATAAAAGAATTTTAGATCATTTCAATTTACGAGTTTCTTCAGGTGATCGTATTGGTATCACAGGTGCTAATGGTGCAGGAAAGTCTACTTTTTTGAATGCAATAGCTGGAAGAGTGCCATTAACTAGCGGAATCATTGAATTAGGTGAAACTGTAAAGATGGCCTATTATACACAGGTTACTGAAGAGATTCCTGATGATAAGCGTGTGATTGGCTATCTGTCAGATGTTGCAACTACTGTAAAAGACAAAGATGGCAATCAAATTAGTGTTTCAGATTTATTGGAGCAGTTTCTATTTCCACCATTTATGCATGGCACATTAATTCGACAGTTGTCTGGTGGTGAAAAAAGGCGATTGTACTTATTGAAACTACTACTTCAACAACCTAATGTGCTTTTACTTGATGAGCCGACGAATGATCTTGATATTGGCACATTAACTGTTCTAGAAGATTTTCTGTCTCGTTTTGATGGGGCCGTGATTACCGTTTCCCATGACCGTTATTTTTTGGATAAAGTTGCTAATCAACTATACATGTTTGAGGGGGATGGTGTTGTTAAACGTTTTGATGGCTTGTTCAGTGACTATCTGGCGAGTGACTTAGCGAAAGCAGTACCAGCACAAAAAGAAGAAAAAATAGTTATCAATAAGAAGCCACAAAAAAAGAAGTTAACATACAATGAAAAGAAAGAGTGGCAAACCATTGAAGATGATATAGCTTCAGTTGAACAAAGAATTTCTGAAATTCCCGAAGAAATGGCTCAAAATGGTACAAATTATGTCTTATTAGGCGATTTACAAAAAGAGTTAGATTCATTAAATGAAACTTTGGAAGAAAAAATGAATCGCTGGGAATATTTAAGTGAAATTGTGGAGGGCTTGTGA